Proteins from one Penaeus vannamei isolate JL-2024 chromosome 8, ASM4276789v1, whole genome shotgun sequence genomic window:
- the LOC113824053 gene encoding uncharacterized protein → MALVNMPLPRLPLALARHQEALPLAPHRAAPPPTVPPTVISLKQMCSKYWLERVQYALRRDLPKPQVFRVQRFLEDLPRDLRTIMIHNALKAGGLHLQHGSRELAQINRALVLLTPEIVVYEPVYVSIPRPGADGVDWPLDIELLLYNGDGLMHLVLTMPPALPDAVRRVFTDLCRTCKKLRRVRIINANDDAITILTRHSRFVTHLDVSGSAGVTDEGLNRIIVNVLWGEGENSEVRLRHLDVGGTSVTQEGVCNLLTRLPSLTSLGSMDSIEALKMLDELSDGTTVTALEEVNARCVTVGTLQLLRRMCPNLTTINATLNCAGVTLNDLRLLPGLQHLRLTVREPFLLTPAALYEFAWSVGTQLVTLRVEGDVYWEADLGVLAGNCPHLEELALPAVTVPAKESITALTSTASIALAKLKVLEIDCMTGVGPKAWAKDFTLVRQGLVAALRKCLQLRRLVCRPTTLVENDLLDILAINRMQKLEVLELYNCVLGLSTARLIVDTCENLHVMKGLRTWRGLTLQDLVMLRKHTRGHRRMAELKILP, encoded by the exons ATGGCGCTTGTTAATATGCCGTTGCCGCGACTACCGCTGGCGTTAGCGCGGCATCAGGAGGCGCTACCGCTTGCGCCTCACCGCGCTGCCCCGCCGCCCACAGTGCCGCCAACGGTTATCAGTCTGAAGCAGATGTGCAGCAAGTACTGGCTGGAGCGGGTGCAATATGCGCTGCGGCGAGACCTGCCCAAGCCGCAGGTGTTTCGCGTCCAGAGGTTCTTGGAAGACTTGCCCCGCGACCTCCGCACCATCATGATCCACAACGCCCTCAAGGCAggcggcctccacctccagcACGGCAGCAGAGAGCTGGCGCAAATCAACCGTGCGCTCGTCCTGCTCACGCCGGAGATCGTTGTGTATGAGCCAGTGTACGTGTCCATCCCTCGCCCGGGCGCCGACGGGGTGGACTGGCCGCTCGACATCGAGCTGCTGCTTTACAACGGCGACGGCCTCATGCACCTGGTGCTGACGATGCCCCCGGCCCTCCCGGACGCCGTTCGCCGAGTCTTCACCGACCTCTGCCGCACCTGCAAGAAGCTGCGCCGCGTGAGAATCATCAACGCCAACGACGACGCCATCACCATCCTGACCCGCCACAGCCGCTTTGTGACGCACCTCGATGTCTCGGGCTCCGCGGGCGTGACGGACGAAGGCCTCAACCGAATCATCGTCAACGTGCtctggggcgagggggagaaCAGCGAGGTAAGGCTGCGTCACTTGGACGTCGGCGGCACCAGCGTGACGCAGGAGGGCGTCTGCAACCTCCTGACGCGGCTCCCGAGTCTCACCAGTCTGGGCTCCATGGACTCCATCGAGGCCCTGAAAATGCTTGACGAACTAAGCGACGGGACGACTGTGACAGCTCTGGAGGAGGTGAACGCCCGCTGCGTGACGGTGGGGACGCTCCAGCTCCTCCGTCGGATGTGCCCCAATCTAACCACCATTAATGCAACGCTCAACTGCGCCGGTGTGACGCTAAACGACCTGCGGCTCCTGCCCGGGCTGCAGCACCTGCGGCTGACCGTGAGGGAGCCTTTCCTGCTCACTCCTGCGGCCTTGTACGAGTTCGCATGGTCGGTGGGCACCCAGTTGGTGACGCTCAGGGTCGAGGGCGATGTGTACTGGGAAGCTGACCTGGGTGTCTTGGCCGGCAACTGCCCTCACCTGGAGGAGCTAGCGCTGCCTGCCGTCACGGTGCCTGCGAAGGAATCTATTACGGCACTTACTAGTACTGCGAGTATCGCCTTGGCTAAACTCAAG GTGCTGGAGATCGACTGCATGACGGGCGTGGGGCCGAAGGCGTGGGCGAAGGACTTCACTCTGGTGCGGCAAGGGCTGGTTGCGGCTCTTAGGAAGTGCCTGCAGCTGCGGCGCCTCGTGTGTCGGCCCACGACGCTCGTGGAGAATGACCTTCTGGACATCCTGGCCATAAATCGAATGCAGAAACTCGAG GTCCTGGAGCTGTACAACTGCGTGCTCGGCCTGAGCACCGCGCGCCTCATCGTGGACACTTGCGAGAACCTGCACGTGATGAAGGGCCTTCGCACGTGGCGCGGGCTGACCCTTCAAGACCTCGTGATGCTCAGAAAGCACACGCGAGGTCATCGTCGCATGGCGGAGCTGAAGATTCTTCCCTGA
- the Tet gene encoding methylcytosine dioxygenase TET isoform X3 codes for MERRQAGMGAMMPFFPGPGMGEQPPLPPPEIPPFPHMRERFPNAVWGGEAPQGQWPPPFHPPSLGHPPMGHPPPPPPPPHQFGQFEPRQPMFNFPGGPNGPPAPPAPSVPVSQFNSQFNGQFNAPGENGTAGYVPQGHFSPQTPQTSVPAFASGPPNGFLTQNQGNGVVGGSSPHPHRYPGSNDFHQQQQQQQQQQQQQQQQQQQQQQQQQQQQQQQQQQQQQQQQQQQQGGMFKSPMASPAVSAPEASPVTGGFTMTTLPSPHAPHTPHAPHTPHTADHPNEKPGYPPPPPTQSLLGSRVSAGGYSGQTLEGGAGVPQASPHGSVSVQSRLKNMIMSRQGGSAYPGGGVDSPPLGEVHFSGHVAAVTSVANAEPAHMHESLKMAQNFLAYRTAEPGPGSVVHANSSDVKGGVGTGHTHANTNSSSEPPSTEGTPLRGSAPPQNCQVSEHTSSGNDHGNSEIDTDIKKEVIDDVEMKEELANVSDDVEMKEIEKKESEDVKLNEEIKVERKEESQVDQAAACPTDSIAPKPPDQLGPRTPPAGASEDETGTRNTETSRPQNLGEKLSVYDFPDSPDSSQSRQDFRFGRVRGAGPPSSRPACASVPGAGRPGPLAATPAGPKTPSRHHVPAPPVCGGPPRPPGPPASAFQPCNESDSSQYSSNNTSTLANHTKTTPCQQVAASSTPGDQQSLQLQKQQANLHQSVGAVQPATYHPESHQSHVQQTQAEAPSASTHSTAPQTTPSQADASDGSRNTPRVKTESPRPQQQQQQQPEPQPQTQPQSQTTDAVQEGPKKNPDLEARKERLRLNELNVPRCSCIVPPGTPDPGPIYSHLGAASTLLELRSILERQTGFVGAAVRLEKVIYTGKEGKTDAGCPLAKWVIRRGGPEEKMLAIVKHRAKHTCSSAWIVVALVAWEGMPLPVADDLYSMLVYKLNKFGYPTERRCGVNDDRTCICQGYDKETCGASFSFGCSWSMYYNACKYARSKIARKFKLSDEQEEKEVEEKLQGLATIIAPLYEKFAPESYLNQTAFEEDSIECRLGYKPGRPWTGVTACADFCAHAHKDLHNMNNGCTVVATLTKHRGFVKPDDEQLHVLPLYILDPTDENGTYDSYHQKVQSGALEVLKKYPCEIRLRTEPLLSCRARNLLARGLPLPKRIKSRGSRGRGRGIVRGKAVNGMSSPSTQNVELSDVFGLDTDFVLNGIDFSDPNDVLSNYGLDGSDYSWLLDVGPDNDFGLSCDLDQIISSKDDSTSSDDVASSNQPLADTNHHDSEVAPGDLAAPDSQLNQRQNAPSQVLTSTESHTHSGVPPTSQLGSSPKVVSGPGASPMVQVSPQPSSNSSMPPPMSPALKRPHSPQCSSSPMPSCSNMPQLPSQTVSPSISPLPSPMRSNLPHCNSPYPSPLGSPSARSMTPVNPSASPCLSPIPSPCIRSYTPPHPSSSPFPSPMPSSSADSAAPSSLIQSPQSCQSLLASPSGGPVRTGTPHPTPLGQACPVSTPLTPVSSPNPPGTGAANPQCSYLNNSQQQQCTNSKENKCHNISKTQNELHPHSSQLSQNTPSAACSLPHVMQNGVDPSLQMHYRSTNQFSRGPNMQEVMPFHQDRIYNNPFPDLTSDTSPSRSEQPCNKPKEPETVIKHSDNVENFHDPNIGGVAIALTHGSVLFECAKHELHATTALKNPNRRDPKRISLVFYQHKNLIYRNHGGPQFEEKMERKRNEEERLIREGKMEPSPRKKKKMMKEGFVFPDECNKVQKIEPEFQRMNGVVSMKPQEVGMRQVPQEGHAMGNRQGHLEGHQLDSKPATVYPPADPRVPNHPDLKSPPISYANYSRPLPSVIDHNRAYSPTQRYHVSPQVPAYSVASCPPNMVTARAPTLHPQLQRPQPTEDHTYTGMQNPRLRYGEHCRPPFNTAMQEFNPYNTVPTPGANSYQPHGHQQYRGFPNQYNHHHNPISSINPMSSSRNSGNLPNNPVISSIHNPMSSPHSNTVQRSSHGTPLHSPHGNSMLSPHGARLSSPHANSVHSPHGNSMHSPHGNPLHSPHGNPMHSPYGNSVHSPYSNHLHSPHNSLPSPHSNSHQIPMLSPHTNTPMASPLANSQNTPVPSPHANTHHTPMPSPHSNSHMPILSPHSVPHNSSMLSPQSHPQHSSLPGSHSNSYNTPMPSPHSNSQNTAMANLSSNAHGAPMSSPISNLHNTPMPSPHSSSQNTPMPSPHSYPQTTPMQSPLSNQQTTPLQSPHSNPQTASMPSPNLNPQVTPMLSPHANSQSASMPNPHTNSQNVANSHTFPGQSQGYANQISQPSYGLTPPYSPGPHGSVSQGTPLPTFNVSSSYSPMAPRAPLTQPTATWSEMRYAPPFRLTGPYSEWPGN; via the exons ATGGAGCGTCGACAGGCCGGTATGGGTGCTATGATGCCTTTCTTCCCCGGTCCCGGCATGGGCGAGCAGCCTCCCCTGCCGCCCCCAGAGATCCCACCTTTCCCACACATGAGGGAGCGCTTCCCCAACGCTGTATGGGGCGGCGAGGCACCACAGGGGCAGTGGCCGCCCCCGTTCCATCCCCCAAGTTTGGGCCACCCACCCATGggtcacccacccccaccaccgccaccaccacatcAATTCGGCCAGTTCGAGCCCCGTCAACCCATGTTCAATTTCCCCGGTGGGCCCAACGGGCCCCCCGCTCCCCCTGCCCCCAGTGTACCAGTTTCGCAGTTCAACAGTCAGTTTAACGGACAGTTCAACGCCCCCGGCGAGAATGGCACTGCGGGCTACGTGCCGCAGGGACACTTCTCCCCCCAGACGCCGCAGACGTCCGTCCCCGCCTTCGCGAGTGGGCCGCCCAACGGTTTCCTCACGCAAAACCAGGGAAACGGGGTAGTGGGGGGTtcgtccccccatccccaccgctACCCAGGCTCTAACGActtccatcaacaacaacagcaacagcagcagcagcagcaacaacaacaacagcaacagcagcaacaacagcagcagcaacaacaacaacagcagcagcaacagcagcagcaacaacaacaacagcagcagcaacaacagggCGGCATGTTCAAGTCCCCCATGGCGTCGCCTGCAGTGTCGGCGCCTGAGGCGTCACCTGTCACAGGAGGGTTCACCATGACGACGCTGCCGTCCCCTCACGCCCCTCACACGCCGCACGCCCCTCACACCCCTCATACAGCCGATCACCCAAACGAGAAGCCTGGGTACCCGCCGCCTCCCCCCACGCAGAGTTTACTCGGCTCTAGAGTGTCTGCGGGCGGGTACTCGGGTCAAACTTTGGAAGGGGGTGCGGGCGTGCCCCAGGCAAGCCCACACGGCTCCGTCAGCGTGCAGAGTCGACTGAAGAACATGATCATGTCCCGGCAAGGAGGCTCCGCGTACCCCGGCGGGGGCGTGGACTCGCCGCCCTTGGGCGAGGTGCACTTCTCCGGACACGTCGCTGCCGTGACCAGCGTGGCCAACGCCGAGCCCGCGCACATGCACGAATCTCTCAAAATGGCCCAGAATTTTTTAGCCTATAGGACTGCAGAGCCTGGCCCGGGCTCTGTGGTCCATGCCAACAGTAGTGATGTGAAGGGCGGCGTGGGGACCGGACATACCCATGCCAACACTAACAGTAGCAGTGAACCTCCGAGCACGGAAGGGACACCGCTGCGGGGGTCAGCGCCCCCTCAAAACTGTCAAGTTAGTGAACACACGAGTAGTGGAAATGATCATGGTAACAGTGAAATTGACactgatataaagaaagaagttATTGATGATgtggaaatgaaggaagaattaGCTAATGTTAGCGATGATGttgaaatgaaagagatagaaaagaaggaaagtgaagatgTGAAACTTAACGAAGAAATAAAAGTGGAACGGAAAGAAGAATCGCAGGTGGACCAGGCCGCCGCCTGCCCGACCGACAGCATAGCACCCAAACCTCCGGACCAGCTTGGCCCCAGAACGCCTCCAGCTGGGGCCTCCGAGGACGAGACCGGGACGAGGAACACAGAAACCAGCCGCCCACAAAACCTTGGGGAGAAGTTGTCAGTGTACGACTTCCCAGACAGTCCAGACTCGAGCCAGAGCCGCCAGGATTTTCGGTTTGGCAGGGTCAGGGGGGCAGGACCGCCATCGTCGCGGCCTGCGTGTGCTAGTGTGCCTGGGGCCGGACGCCCCGGGCCGCTTGCAGCCACCCCCGCGGGGCCTAAGACGCCATCACGGCACCACGTGCCAGCTCCTCCAGTTTGTGGAGGACCGCCTAGGCCCCCGGGTCCCCCTGCCTCTGCCTTCCAGCCTTGCAACGAGTCAGACTCCAGTCAGTATTCGTCCAACAACACCAGCACACTCGCCAACCACACGAAGACTACGCCATGCCAACAAGTTGCTGCCAGTTCGACCCCTGGTGACCAGCAGTCCTTACAGCTGCAGAAGCAGCAGGCGAACTTGCATCAGTCTGTAGGTGCAGTTCAACCCGCCACATATCACCCGGAGAGTCATCAGTCTCATGTCCAACAAACCCAAGCTGAGGCGCCCTCCGCATCGACGCACTCGACCGCGCCGCAGACGACACCCAGTCAGGCCGACGCCTCCGATGGCTCCCGCAACACTCCTCGGGTGAAGACGGAGAGTCCCcgcccgcagcagcagcagcagcagcagccggaGCCACAGCCGCAGACACAACCACAGTCGCAGACAACCGACGCCGTCCAAGAAGGTCCTAAGAAGAACCCAGACCTGGAGGCTCGCAAGGAGCGCCTTCGTCTAAACGAGCTCAACGTACCTCGATGTTCATGCATTGTCCCCCCTG GAACCCCTGACCCTGGCCCCATATACAGCCACCTCGGTGCTGCATCTACTCTGCTAGAACTGCGGAGTATTCTCGAACGGCAGACTGGCTTTGTTGGTGCTGCTGTGAGGCTAGAAAAGGTTATCTACactgggaaggaaggaaagactgaTGCTGGATGTCCACTTGCCAAGTGG GTGATACGCCGTGGGGGTCCTGAGGAGAAGATGCTTGCCATTGTGAAGCACCGAGCAAAACATACCTGTTCATCAGCATGGATAGTAGTTGCATTGGTAGCATGGGAAGGGATGCCTCTACCTGTTGCCGATGATCTTTATTCTATGCTTGTCTACAAACTCAATAAGTTTGGATATCCAACAGAAAGAAG GTGTGGTGTAAATGATGATCGCACATGTATCTGTCAAGGTTATGACAAGGAAACCTGTGGTGCTTCCTTCAGTTTCGGATGTTCCTGGTCAATGTACTACAATGCTTGCAAGTATGCACGCAGTAAAATCGCAAGGAAATTCAAACTTTCAGATGAACAGGAG GAGAAGGAAGTTGAAGAGAAACTACAAGGTTTAGCTACGATTATAGCTCCTTTGTATGAGAAGTTTGCACCAGAATCCTACTTGAACCAAACAGCATTTGAAGAAGACAGCATAGAATGTCGCCTGGGATATAAACCTGGGCGGCCATGGACAGGTGTCACAGCATGTGCTGACTTTTGTGCTCATGCACATAAGGACCTCCATAACATGAACAATGGTTGCACTGTAGTGGCAACCCTCACCAAGCACCGTGGATTTGTCAAGCCAGATGATGAACAACTTCATGTTTTACCTCTGTATATTCTGGATCCCACTGATGAAAATGGAACTTATGATTCATACCATCAGAAGGTCCAGTCAGGTGCTCTAGAGGTGCTAAAAAA atATCCCTGTGAAATACGCCTCCGCACTGAACCACTCCTCTCGTGCCGTGCAAGAAATCTTTTGGCAAGAGGTCTACCTTTACCAAAAAGAATTAAGAGCAGAGGAagcagagggcgaggaagaggaatagtAAGGGGAAAAGCTGTCAATGGGATGAGCAGCCCTTCAACTCAAAACGTGGAGCTTAGTGATGTGTTTGGCCTTGATACGGACTTTGTGTTAAATGGTATTGACTTCAGTGATCCTAATGATGTATTAAGCAACTATGGGTTAGATGGCTCTGACTATAGTTGGCTATTGGATGTTGGACCAGATAATGATTTTGGACTTTCATGTGATTTAGACCAGATAATTTCAAGTAAGGATGATAGTACAAGCAGTGATGATGTAGCATCTTCCAATCAACCATTAGCAGATACTAATCACCATGACAGTGAAGTGGCTCCTGGGGATTTGGCAGCTCCAGATAGCCAGTTAAACCAAAGACAAAATGCCCCAAGCCAAGTTCTGACAAGTACTGAATCTCATACACACTCAGGTGTCCCTCCTACTAGTCAATTAGGAAGTTCGCCCAAAGTGGTATCTGGCCCTGGTGCCTCTCCCATGGTACAAGTTAGTCCTCAACCCTCTTCTAACTCATCTATGCCCCCTCCCATGTCCCCTGCACTTAAAAGACCACATTCTCCTCAGTGTAGTAGTTCCCCCATGCCCTCATGTTCAAATATGCCACAGCTTCCATCCCAGACTGTCAGTCCTAGCATCtcacctctcccatctcccatgcGATCAAACCTTCCCCATTGCAATagcccatacccttccccccttgGTTCTCCTTCAGCAAGATCCATGACTCCTGTTAATCCTTCAGCTAGTCCTTGTttatcccccatcccttctccttgtATCAGATCCTATACACCTCCCCATCCTTCATCCAGCCCATTCCCATCTCCTATGCCATCATCCTCAGCAGATTCTGCTGCTCCTTCTAGCCTCATACAGTCTCCCCAGAGTTGTCAGTCATTGTTGGCTTCACCTTCTGGGGGACCTGTGAGGACAGGTACACCACATCCCACTCCATTAGGGCAAGCTTGTCCTGTGAGTACACCTCTGACACCTGTCTCTTCTCCAAACCCACCTGGTACAGGGGCTGCCAATCCTCAATGCTCTTACTTAAATAACAGTCAGCAACAACAGTGTACaaatagtaaagaaaacaaaTGCCACAATATCAGTAAGACTCAAAATGAACTTCATCCCCATTCCTCTCAACTTTCGCAAAATACTCCCTCCGCTGCATGCAGTTTGCCACATGTGATGCAAAATGGTGTTGATCCATCTCTACAGATGCACTACAGAAGTACAAATCAATTTAGTAGGGGACCAAATATGCAAGAAGTAATGCCTTTCCATCAAGATAGGATCTACAACAACCCTTTTCCCGATTTAACCAGTGACACAAGTCCCAGTAGAAGTGAACAACCATGTAATAAACCCAAGGAACCAGAAACTGTAATCAAACACAGTGATAATGTAGAGAATTTCCATGATCCAAATATCGGAGGTGTAGCCATTGCTCTGACTCATGGTTCGGTGCTATTTGAATGTGCCAAACATGAACTGCATGCCACAACTGCACTCAAGAACCCAAATAGGCGTGATCCAAAGAGAATTAGTCTCGTGTTTTATCAGCACAAGAACCTTATATATAGAAACCATGGAGGGCCACAGtttgaggaaaagatggagaggaaaagaaatgaagaagagagattgatcagagaaggaaaaatggagccttctccaagaaagaaaaagaaaatgatgaaagaaggTTTTGTGTTTCCCGATGAGTGTAACAAAGTCCAGAAAATTGAGCCAGAATTCCAAAGGATGAATGGGGTGGTTAGTATGAAGCCACAGGAGGTAGGAATGAGACAAGTTCCTCAGGAGGGACATGCCATGGGGAACAGACAAGGTCATCTGGAGGGACATCAGTTAGATAGTAAGCCTGCCACAGTTTACCCACCTGCAGATCCGAGGGTTCCTAATCATCCAGACCTTAAGTCGCCACCTATTAGCTATGCTAACTATTCTAGGCCACTTCCCTCTGTCATAGATCACAATAGAGCTTATAGTCCTACTCAAAGATACCATGTTTCCCCACAAGTGCCTGCTTACTCGGTGGCCTCTTGTCCCCCCAACATGGTAACCGCTCGTGCCCCGACCCTCCACCCACAATTACAGAGACCCCAACCAACTGAAGACCACACATACACTGGGATGCAAAATCCCCGTTTAAGGTATGGAGAACATTGCAGACCTCCCTTCAACACAGCCATGCAGGAGTTCAACCCATATAACACAGTGCCTACCCCGGGGGCAAATTCCTACCAGCCTCACGGGCATCAGCAGTATAGAGGTTTTCCTAATCAGTACAACCATCACCATAAtcctattagtagtattaatccAATGTCAAGTTCCCGTAATAGTGGTAATCTTCCTAACAATCCAGTGATTAGCTCCATCCACAATCCAATGTCGAGTCCCCATAGTAACACAGTGCAGAGGAGCTCACATGGAACACCACTACATAGTCCCCATGGAAACTCAATGCTTAGTCCTCATGGGGCTCGGTTATCTAGCCCCCATGCGAACTCAGTACACAGTCCTCATGGGAACTCTATGCATAGTCCCCATGGAAACCCATTGCACAGTCCCCATGGGAATCCTATGCATAGTCCTTATGGAAATTCAGTACATAGTCCTTATAGTAATCATTTGCATAGTCCACATAACTCCTTGCCAAGTCCACATTCAAATTCCCATCAGATACCTATGTTAAGTCCTCATACAAATACACCTATGGCAAGCCCACTTGCAAACTCGCAAAACACACCTGTGCCTAGTCCACATGCAAACACTCACCATACACCCATGCCCAGCCCCCATTCAAACTCACACATGCCCATACTCAGCCCTCATTCAGTCCCACACAACTCATCAATGCTGAGTCCCCAGTCACACCCACAACACAGTTCATTGCCAGGCTCTCATTCAAACTCATACAATACACCTATGCCAAGTCCTCATTCAAATTCTCAGAATACTGCTATGGCCAACTTATCCTCTAATGCACATGGGGCACCAATGTCAAGTCCTATTTCTAACCTACACAATACACCAATGCCCAGTCCACACTCTAGCTCACAGAACACACCAATGCCCAGTCCCCATTCATATCCACAAACCACACCCATGCAGAGTCCTCTCTCTAATCAGCAAACTACACCTTTACAAAGTCCCCACTCAAATCCGCAAACTGCATCCATGCCAAGCCCTAATTTAAATCCACAAGTCACTCCAATGCTAAGTCCCCATGCTAATTCGCAGAGTGCATCTATGCCAAATCCTCACACAAATTCACAAAATGTTGCAAATTCACATACCTTTCCCGGACAGAGTCAAGGCTATGCAAATCAGATTTCTCAACCTTCTTATGGTTTGACCCCTCCCTATAGTCCTGGTCCCCATGGTTCTGTGTCGCAAGGAACGCCTCTGCCTACCTTCAATGTCTCCAGTAGTTACAGTCCGATGGCACCACGTGCACCCCTGACCCAGCCAACTGCCACTTGGTCAGAGATGCGCTATGCTCCGCCTTTTAGATTGACTGGACCTTACAGTGAATGGCCAGGGAATTAG